AATCAGCTTTGAATAAACTGGGCATGGCTGTTTTCTCTGTCGTTTAACTACATCTGAGGGCCTACGGGGTTCGTTCCTGGAGACAGACACCCTGGATAAAAAGGCaacaaatctaaataaaaagagaagaggagggctGCAGCTTCCTCTGAAGCCCTCACATTCAGGGAACCATCAGCTGGCTGCAGCCTTTTGTATGTGCTGCTTCACGACCATTACCACTTCACCAGAAGAATTTTCAGACTTATGGAAATGATCCTGATGTGTTCCTGGGATACTAAGAAAACACTTGGTTGCCTGCATGCAAATGTCCTTGGCTTTTGTTGAATACTACAGAGGGTCAGACATGTCAGTGAAATATCCTGGTCTTTATCAAGTACTGCAGTTAAACAATGTTGATGTATGTGGACAACTACTAAAGTAACTACCTAGTGGATAGTGATGAGGGTGGCCTCTTCTCAGTCCCCTCTCCCCCATCCTGCATGTCCTGCAGTAAATACTAAGTGCCCTCCAGTGACCTCCCAGTGATAAATAACCCTTAAGGTTAACTACGTTTGAAATGGAGCTGTGAGGCCATTAAAGGCCTCCGGAGTTTTCTTGACATCCCCAATATGTTATCTGTATGCCCAGGGACTTCACCAGAGCAGCATTAACTGGCCTCTCTTTTGTGTCAGGACTGATGAAGTTAGGGAGAGCTCTTTTAACCAACAAACCAACCaacaaaatgtgactttaaCCCTCTGTCTGTATGTCAGCGCCCATAATGCTTTGCTGTACAAATTGCACCCAGTCTGTGAagggtgtgttttgtgtttgtctgtgtgcatagTGAaatctgcttgtctgcataaAGCGGTGCAGGTGTGCACGTGTGCATACCACACGTGCACACACGTGTATGTGTGCAACCCTAGCAATAAGGTAGGATGTAAATTAATGGTAACTGCACCTTGGTGTCTGGTAAGCAGCtaaaaaaggtttgttttttatttttcagagcTGCTGGTGAAGCTGCCTGGAGACTGAAGATGCAATGTTATGTAGAACTAATGAGAAACTGACAGGAAACTTCAAAAGCTGcaacattttgcatttaaagCTCACCATCTGATTACCATGTGTGCAAAGCCAGTAGAAAAATATGAAGGAAAGGAACATGTGTgtgcctttaaaaataaattaaatatggtGGTTTTGATGCGCAGTATATGTTAGTATATAAATACTACAACGTTTTGAAAAAGTGTTGTGTTAGATaccaaaaataatatttgtgaaaatggctcattttaatttaaaatcccATGCACAGTGCAGTTTTGTACAGTTATTGAACTGGTAGCCATAAACTTTGTTTCTCTTGTGAAGACATCTATAAATGTATTTGGATCAAATACAGAATCCTATTTCAACAACTGCAACCAACTTCTGAGAGTGAGATTGAGAGAAGATTGTCATGTTATAGTATTTTATATGCTTCAAACAGGAAACCGAGTAGGAGAAACTACAATATATTCTGTGTCATTGGTCTCAAACAACAACCCACGGAGtataaatttattttgaaatggcaGAATCTGACAGAAGTGCTCTGGAGTAAATTACTGACAAGATTACAAGGCGTGTTGCAGTCGCCACCTAGTGGAATTTTAAGCAAAGCGAGCCTTGGAATATTTTACTCTTCCCATGAacattgactgactgacttctTCACTGTTTTATATTGTTGCACTGTTTAACAGATATGATACAGAGTCCTGTATAGCAGGTTGACATAATCCattctttgtgttttccctcAAAGAATCAAACAAATACCATTACAGATAAATCAGTCTTTTACTGAATTAACATGAAATTTAGTAAATATCATCTCTGTAACCAAAATTTTACAGGGAAGTTAAGCATTTGATTAAATTCATCATATGAATCAGTAAAGAAATACTGCTGTCTTCCCAAAGAACTGTGTAGTAGCTTGAGCTGCACTATTTTCTTAGAGATACCTGGCATCACATCATACCTACATTCAgaatgtatttcatttgttaaaatatGGCTCTATTGTGCACATATATTTACCCAGTTCACCAACAACCACTGTATGTTTCACTGTGTAAATAACTGAgacttgtgttttgtgtatcATATCACCACCTAGAGGTACAATTAGATTACTACAAGGAACTGAAGGTCAGTTTTCCAACATTTTGTGATTTGCTAGTCCAAACTCGCTACGGACTGACAAACAGTGGTCCAAAGTGCACATGATGTAAAACGTTTGTGCATGATAATTAATCAGAGAGAAACTGTACTTCTGTACGAGGTTCATATGatcaaatacaatacaatccaTAGAGCTAAACTTTCCATCCGAGAGCAGAATATATGTCAAAAGGTTTATTTAGAGGAATACAGACAAAAATTTAAACTTGGATTTGTACAAAGCAACACAGGACATGACACATTGCAACACAAAGTAGGCTATACATTTCAAGAATAGTAGATAGAAAGCACCATTTTTCAAAGCTAGattacaaaatgcaaaacatttttatttgtcatatcAAGTACAATGATAattcaggaaaacaaaataaaacataatgagtTCATACTCATACttcatatgttttattatttttttctgaggaTTTACTCATTTCCttcaagaaaaacacagatgctcTAATTAAGGCACATTGTTCAAAGcatttgacaataaaaaaaaagacaaaatgatacaaaacaattcaaaaaaGCTCAATATTCTGGCAGTTGAAGTGACATCTCTTTGGCACAGCTGCATGATTGGTGAGAGACACAAACTCTATCACAAAACAAGCATGACAATGTTAATTTGACAACACTATgtacaaaaatgtatgtaaaatgttataaatatgTCTAAAAACCACAGACACTATGTACATCTTTGTACTGAAGCAAGGTAGGGTTACTCATATTTGTTATCACACATGATGGATTTGTGGAAGTCAGGTGCCAGCGTGCAACAAAAGCCAATATGTCACCAACAGATTTCTAGGCACATTTCAAAGACGCTCTGTCACCAGAGGAAACGTGTACTGTTTGTTAAAATTCACACAGCAAACCAGTGTGACATTTTTCAGCACGTGATGGGAACATAATGgatacagcaaaaaaaaaaaaagattgacaGCTGTGACAAATGTCTCCTCTTTGTGTTTATAATTGTTTGTGACACATGCACCTTTGTTGTATTGTTGGGATGTCATTCAATGGTCTGTGGGCAGTAGGCACGGTGTGATGTTGTGGTAAGGGGTCTCCTAAGTACCACTCCTCATTTCCCCTCTGCTCCTTCTCTCATTTTTTCCTCAGGACAATATAAATGAGGCCACTGATGAGACAGAGGGGGAAAGCTACCCAGGCCAGCACATAGGCGTAGCCAAAATCTGTATAGAATTTGTCATCTGGACTCATTACGGTGTAGATGATCGCCCCACACATCACAAACAAACCTAGGAAAGACAAGAGGAGAAATGATCCAAAGTGAATGCAGATGAACTCACTGCTCCACACGAATCTGCTCAGGGCGTGTCATCGCCTGATAACAGTCATACTCACTTGCCAAGACCTGGAAGATGGCGGTGAAGTAGAAACGTCCACCCTTGACCATTCTGAAGAGCTGATACACAAACGCAATGAgggagaagaagcagaagagcGAGGATAGGATCATCAGAGCTTGGACTGCCTGGATCCAGTCTAGAGGGCAGAAATAACCGAGATCATAAATGTCAACACATTCAGGCACAACATTTTGTGCGTTTCTTTAACAAATGTTGACAAACCTTCATTGCTGGCTGGAAGGCATTGATATCCTCCATTAGTTGTCAGGCAACTGTACCATAGATCTTTGTTCTTATCCCCACCTACAGACCAGGCCTggtaaacacaacaacacagagccATTTAATTAAACTGCAAGATTCTCAGTGCGAGTAggacaacaataataatgataaaaccATAAAGTAGCTGCAGTCTGTGCTGTCTTACTGACAATACGTCCAACTCCATTCTACATTTTACaccatttaaaaatgaactggaaaaaaagagaaacttaCATTGGCAGCCGTCGACACAATGAGAAGAATGAGGATGACTAAGTGCAAGATCAGCACTCCGAGTAGGATGAGTAGCATTTTCCAAGAAGATCTAAAGGGGTTCATAGGATAAAAAGAGGTCAGTCCACAGGCATTTACCATCCTGGCAAATGTGAAGTGCAAGAGCAGGTCATCTTGACGCCAGATGGCGCTATTTCCTCATTTCTGCTCAACCACAATGTTTACCTCAATGTGAAAGTATCCCCTTACATTCAAAAgttgaaagaaagaaggaagtagttttaattttttcccGATGGGACTCAAATGGTCACTTTAAAGGTTTAAAGTCTAAAGGCTATAGCGACGGAAATAAACCGATTCTCATGTTGATTTCACGACActcaactttttaaaaaaaatcaatttcaaagttataaattatttaaaagcattaaCTAAAACATGCGCATGTTTCCATACTAAGAGAAAGAACTGGCGTTAGTTAGGTATCAGCATGAAAGACGCATTCACGGATCGTCAGTAAAGACAGACTCAGCCCATCTGCATGGAAAACATTCCAGCGTAGTGCCGCCATGCATGAGCCTCAGCCTTCACCGCTCAGCCTTCTGCTACAAGGATCTAACTTCGGCAAAGTTAGATCCTTGGAACCAGTTCGGAACCAATCAGGCAAAGCCGCAATGTTTAGGTTACAGTCGCACTTTCGTGTCGTATAGATAAATCCAAAGTCGGTGTAAAGTCCGTGGGTGAAGTCCTGTTGtatgagtttaaaaaaaaacaaagaaagaaaacaaacaataaaaaggtCACATGAGTGAGTACAACAAAAAGAAACGCGTTCCGGTACAACAGTCCGACTTACAAAAAGGCAAAGCAAGAGGTTTGAGTGCTGAAGTGAAGAGTTGGGAAAGTACCACCGAACTTCTTGTGCCTCGCTCAGCTTTCTTTGTAGCTACTATTCCAGATGTGGCTCACACACCCGAGTCAGTCTCTTTCTGCGCCTGTGAACACCGCCCTGCAGGTCCTGCACGTCACCAGAGGCCCGctccaagtttttttttttttctctttcgtTTTCCTTCTTCCCGTGGTGGCCTATCATCTGGATTGTACTAGAGTCCACAGGATTACATGGAGTATCCTATGGTATTATTGTGCAAACCTCAAAGCCTTAGAAAGAAGCAGGCCAATGAGTGGCTGCTAAACATCCATTATTTCACACCTACTAATAAAACATCACTATGATTTAATCTTTTAGATTCCAGGGTTTGGCCTGTCTGTGATACTCAGTAAGTTCATGAtgtcagctgtgatgtttttatgGTAACTAGAAGGCAAAGTGATCCTGAGGTGCTCACCATACTGCACCATACATCTCTGTTTATGTGTCCTTCCCGCTGAAATCTTAACTATCTGGGCTTAACTATCTGGGCTGTTGTCGGGACACTCTGAGTGCTAACTGCGCTACATAAAACACATGGCCACCAGTGTTCTGTGCACAtactaagtgtgtgtgtgcacgtgaaCAG
This genomic window from Mastacembelus armatus chromosome 8, fMasArm1.2, whole genome shotgun sequence contains:
- the pmp22a gene encoding peripheral myelin protein 22a — translated: MLLILLGVLILHLVILILLIVSTAANAWSVGGDKNKDLWYSCLTTNGGYQCLPASNEDWIQAVQALMILSSLFCFFSLIAFVYQLFRMVKGGRFYFTAIFQVLASLFVMCGAIIYTVMSPDDKFYTDFGYAYVLAWVAFPLCLISGLIYIVLRKK